The following DNA comes from Gemmatimonadota bacterium.
GCTAAGCTCTCTTATATTCAGCCTGATGCTTCCAATTGTATGGGGATTACGGGCTGGCTGAAGGTTGCCGAATTGTCGCGTAAGTACGAAGTCCCAATATGCTCTCACGGCATGCAGGAGTTGCACGTCAGCCTGGTTTCTGCGCAACCCAATGCAGGTTGGATGGAATACCACAGCTTTCCAATTGACGAGTACACAAAGCGTCGGTTGAAGATCGAAAACCACCGGGCGATTGCGCCTGATGATCCGGGAATTGGCGTAGAATTCGACTGGTCTAAACTCGAACCTTATTGCGTCTCTGATCTGGTATTCGGCGAATAAGCGTCTGGTTCCTCATCGAATCACGGTGAAATTTGCAACTTGCCGAAATGAATATGAGTACGCGGCGTATCTGGTGTGCCGCTGTCCCACACGCAACGGAAGTCCCCCGGCGCAATTTCAATAAGTGTGGGATAAGAGTTCTTAATCCCGGCATCGTAGAAGGTTTTCTCTTCGCTCCAGGTGTCTCCGGGATTTTTTGTTTTGTACCGCAGAGAGGTCCGACCTCCGTTCGGAAATCCCGGTGCTTTTTCTCTTTGGGGAGGCCCGTCGCTGTACACATAGATATGCGTGCCATTCGAGGATCGGCCAAAGAAAGCTTTTGACTTGGCGTTGTGCAGGTCGGGTTCGGGTTTGGCGACACTCCAGGTCTGGCCACCGTCACGGCTTACGCTCGAATAGGCTCTGGGCGGGTCCGTCGTGCGATCGGTTTCGTCGTAATCGGCCGTTCGCATGACAATCCATAGTTCCTTTGGTGTTTCTCCCGGCGCGATATTTCCCTCGTGTAGGAAAACACGAGCATTGGTGGGTTGGGGAATATATGCTTCGAGCTTCCATTCCAGCAGGCTGGTACTGCTGAGAACGAAGTGGTCACGCGAACCGCGTGGGTCTTCTTGCAGCGTGTTGCGGTGGGCTGGCAGGAGATACTTGTGTACTGAGTCGATTTCTGTAGTAACGATGCTCGAGCATGTGATGAGCGGTCCTGCATAGTGCATCGCCATTTCCACCTGTGTCCAGGAATAACCGCCATCTGCGGTGAATGCACCGACCAGTTGAGATTCTTCGCTATTCTTCTGAGCTATCGGGCAGCGCATCGCAAAGCACCAAATGACGTCCTGTCCGGGGGCGCGGTAAAGAACTGGATTCGCGTAGGCAAATTGCACTATACCCTGACGCTGGCGATGATCGAATATCATCACGGGTTCCTCCCAGGTATCCCCATCGTCGGTTGAGAGCGTCGCGAGAATGTCTCCCATGTCTTTCTTGCCGTTGACCATCGCCCCGAAGGCCACAATGAGATGCCTCTTCTTCTGCCCTGGAATAATGACCGGTTGCCACACGCGCCAGGCCTGCGGATGCTGCTCAACCCGGCGAACTACGCGAAGGTCCATAACATCTCCTCGATAATTCTGCATCATCTATCTCCTCGATTTGCGTTCAAAATTTTTTTAAATTTAAGATCTGCATAATTATCAGTACTTCCAAGCTGGAAATTACCTTCTGTTAAATCGCCATTCAATCTAAGGGGGTTGGGCATTGACATTCTATACAACTTTCATATAAGGAGGACAATATGACACCCATCAGACTTGGTGTTGTTGGTCTTGGTCTTGGTCAATGGATAGTAGAAACTGTGAAGAAAATCGAGGGTGCCCACGTTGTGGCAGCTGCTGAGAATATGCCTGCTCGATTGGACAGTATGGGTGGTTATAGAGCCTATGAGAAGAAAAATGATCTCAGGCTTTACGAAGATGCAGACCAGATGATGGATGCCGAATCGTTGGACGCGGTCGCACTTGCGGTGACGCCCAAACATCGCAGGGCGCTGATTGAATCGGCTGGCAACAGGGGCATCCCAATGCTGATTGAGAAGCCCTGGGCAGGGACAGTGGAAAGTGGAAGAGCGTTGGTTGACTTGTGCAACAGTTTTGATTTGCCCTGTCAGGTCGAATTTCCGATCCGTTGTATGCCTGCAATGGTGCGGTTGCGAGAACTCCTGAAAGGTCCTCTCGGAAATGGGTGGATGGCGAATGGCAATCTGATGGTGGGCTGGTGTCCTCCGCCAGAATCAAAACACTGGGATCCGGAAAACCACAATGGGCTTATCAACGAGTGCTATGTACATCTTTTCGACACGCTGGCATTTTTACTGGGCAAGCCCAAATCCGTATTCTCATTTGGGGGATCGTTCAGAGGTAGCCCAATGCCGGATGCGGCCGCAGCAGTCATTGAGTTCGAATCTGGAGCCTCCGCTTCGCTGACTTGTGGTGGCATTGGTGCTGCGTGTGCTGATGGCGGACATCTTCTGGATATTTGGACAGAGAACGGACTGGCACGCATAACTGGCACGCAATGGCTACCGGATACGCTGGAATGGGCCTTGAGGGAGGCCAAAGAATCTACAGTCGAGACGTTTCAGGCGCCTGAGCGGACGACCCTGATGGAGTACAATATGCGTGCATTTTTCAACGCTGTCCGAAGTGGCACCCCTGTAGCTGCAACACCTGAAGACGGACTGATTGCGACAGCCGTCGCGATGGCCATTCAGGAATCTATTATTACGGGGAATCGCGTTGCGGTGGACTGTTAGGCAAACTCGATTCTGATCCGCCCCCTCTCTGTTCTAACCCAGATCTGGCACTCGCCAGTTGGCATACCAGCGAGAGTCTTCTGGGGGTGCTTTATCCCCGCTCTGCATAGAAGCAAAATTTTTCATTCGGGGGCGGATCTCCTCGTCCCAGATACGCTCAATCTGCCCGTAGGTCAGCGGGGTGTGATCGGGTTTTAAACGCTCGTATTCCGTTAGAAGTTCTTTTGCTTTTTCAGATATATGTGCTGCCGTATCAGCCGCCATTTCTTCTCCTGCTCGCCGGCTGGATGTATCCACATAATCGCCCTGGGCGAAATGAGGCCCTGGCACGTCCGGTCCGGGAAGCCGGGACAGATCTACACAGTCCGGGGCCACGGCCCACAGCAGCGATGTTTCGCCTCTTCCCGCGTGGCCTCCCATGCCCCGGTCGTCTTTGAATCGGGATTCCCCTGTGCCCATACTCATAAGAGAATAGAGGCGGACGGAAACGTGTTGCTGGAGGATTTCAAGTACAACGGGTACGTCCAGGCGGTGTGGTCCCGAATGTCCGGAGAAGAGCACGGCTACGTGAAATCCCAGGGCATCGACGGCGCGGATGTGATAGCAGAGATTTTTTAAAAAGATCCACGGTGGCACCGCTGTAAGCCAGGGGCGGACGTCACCCACCCGTTCGTGTGCCCAGGTCCCGTAGCCTCCCGATTCGTGGCAGTGCCAGTATTCGGGCGGGGCTACAATGCCTCCGAATGACCGGGCGGCCTGACACACTACTCCGTGGGCACGCAGCGCGTCCAGGCCCAGGGCGTTCACCGGGCCGTGGGGTTCACACAGGCCATAGGGTAAATACACCACAGGACAATCTTCAAAAGCGGCTTCCAGTTCATCGGGAAACATGCGTTCCCAGCGGACTTCTCTGCGTTCCATGGTTCAGGCTCCTTATGTTGAATGGAGAATGAGGTAAAAGGCCGGATGAAATTTAGGCTATTAATAAAAAAAGGCTATGATTAATCTCATAGCCTTAAAACAACAGATTGTTTTTTATGGCCCCGAACTGTTCCACTCACTGAACTTTTTACCATAAGAAACCTTTACCCTATCCATAAGTACGACAAAAGCACTTGACAACGACTGCCGAAAACGCCTTCTTACCATCCATCCATACGCAAGAAATGGCCCTTGTAGTTCCTACACGTAGAGGAGATTAGAAGATGAACGACGCGATGCGTGACACGTTCGCACGACAAGGCTATATCGTCGTGCCCGATGTGCTCAATCAACAGCAACTGGACGAGCTCAATCAAGTCTATGATCAGCATATCCACGAGCGGGATGAGGCACTGTCCACAGACGGCACCGACAAACAGAACCGTAAGAGCATCCGGGGGCGCAACACACGCCAGACAACGGATCGGCACGGCAACACCTACGTGGGGAGAAGGTTATGGAGCAAGGCGTATAGGGACCTGATCGACAACGAGATCATGCTGCCCATCCTTGAAGAGCTTCTCGGCGACCCAGCGTGGGGCCATGCCCCAGCACATATGCCGGCAGAGCTTCGCCCCTTGTTCCGGCTGGATCACGACAATATACATTACAAGCCCGGCCGGAAACCGACAGACGGTGAGGACAAAGGCGGGACACTCCACGGCGGCCCTGGCAACTTTCATATCACGTGTGTTTATGAACTCAAGACAGTCGGACCAGATGACGGGGGCTTCGGGTGTGTTGCTGGCACACACAAGCCGGCCAATGAGCAGAAACTGACGGACATCGACGGCGACTGGCGGCGAAACTGGTGCGACACGAAATGGACGTCGCAGCTGCCAAACTGGGATGACGATGTGCCGGTGCACCGCGTCGAGGCCAGGGCTGGGGACTGCATTTTGTTCAGTGAGAAGCTCAAACACGGTACGATTCCGTGGGCAGGGAGCGGCGAACGTCGCACCCTCTTCTACAAGTATGTTCCTTTCGGCATGCACCACGGCGACGCCGCGTACGACACCAACGACCCCGA
Coding sequences within:
- a CDS encoding Gfo/Idh/MocA family oxidoreductase yields the protein MTPIRLGVVGLGLGQWIVETVKKIEGAHVVAAAENMPARLDSMGGYRAYEKKNDLRLYEDADQMMDAESLDAVALAVTPKHRRALIESAGNRGIPMLIEKPWAGTVESGRALVDLCNSFDLPCQVEFPIRCMPAMVRLRELLKGPLGNGWMANGNLMVGWCPPPESKHWDPENHNGLINECYVHLFDTLAFLLGKPKSVFSFGGSFRGSPMPDAAAAVIEFESGASASLTCGGIGAACADGGHLLDIWTENGLARITGTQWLPDTLEWALREAKESTVETFQAPERTTLMEYNMRAFFNAVRSGTPVAATPEDGLIATAVAMAIQESIITGNRVAVDC
- a CDS encoding creatininase family protein, giving the protein MERREVRWERMFPDELEAAFEDCPVVYLPYGLCEPHGPVNALGLDALRAHGVVCQAARSFGGIVAPPEYWHCHESGGYGTWAHERVGDVRPWLTAVPPWIFLKNLCYHIRAVDALGFHVAVLFSGHSGPHRLDVPVVLEILQQHVSVRLYSLMSMGTGESRFKDDRGMGGHAGRGETSLLWAVAPDCVDLSRLPGPDVPGPHFAQGDYVDTSSRRAGEEMAADTAAHISEKAKELLTEYERLKPDHTPLTYGQIERIWDEEIRPRMKNFASMQSGDKAPPEDSRWYANWRVPDLG
- a CDS encoding phytanoyl-CoA dioxygenase family protein encodes the protein MNDAMRDTFARQGYIVVPDVLNQQQLDELNQVYDQHIHERDEALSTDGTDKQNRKSIRGRNTRQTTDRHGNTYVGRRLWSKAYRDLIDNEIMLPILEELLGDPAWGHAPAHMPAELRPLFRLDHDNIHYKPGRKPTDGEDKGGTLHGGPGNFHITCVYELKTVGPDDGGFGCVAGTHKPANEQKLTDIDGDWRRNWCDTKWTSQLPNWDDDVPVHRVEARAGDCILFSEKLKHGTIPWAGSGERRTLFYKYVPFGMHHGDAAYDTNDPELTERQKRILEFSPCWFNDPREDKDYSANPALTKLHPLACVESDPSVLLPGMSPPHIRLTDETRAMLSAN
- a CDS encoding exo-alpha-sialidase, translating into MMQNYRGDVMDLRVVRRVEQHPQAWRVWQPVIIPGQKKRHLIVAFGAMVNGKKDMGDILATLSTDDGDTWEEPVMIFDHRQRQGIVQFAYANPVLYRAPGQDVIWCFAMRCPIAQKNSEESQLVGAFTADGGYSWTQVEMAMHYAGPLITCSSIVTTEIDSVHKYLLPAHRNTLQEDPRGSRDHFVLSSTSLLEWKLEAYIPQPTNARVFLHEGNIAPGETPKELWIVMRTADYDETDRTTDPPRAYSSVSRDGGQTWSVAKPEPDLHNAKSKAFFGRSSNGTHIYVYSDGPPQREKAPGFPNGGRTSLRYKTKNPGDTWSEEKTFYDAGIKNSYPTLIEIAPGDFRCVWDSGTPDTPRTHIHFGKLQISP